A genomic stretch from Gorilla gorilla gorilla isolate KB3781 chromosome 20, NHGRI_mGorGor1-v2.1_pri, whole genome shotgun sequence includes:
- the C3 gene encoding complement C3, producing MGPTSGPSLLLLLLTHLPLALGSPMYSIITPNILRLESEETVVLEAHDAQGDVPVIVTVHDFPGKKLVLSSEKTVLTPATNHMGNVTFTIPANREFKSEKGRNKFVTVQATFGAQVVEKVVLVSLQSGYLFIQTDKTIYTPGSTVLYRIFTVNHKLLPVGRTVMVNIENPEGIPVKQDSLSSQNQFGILPLSWDIPELVNMGQWKIRAYYENSPQQVFSAEFEVKEYVLPSFEVIVEPTEKFYYIYNEKGLEVTITARFLYGKKVEGTAFVIFGIQDGEQRISLPESLKRIPIEDGSGEVVLSRKVLLDGVQNPRAEDLVGKSLYVSVTVILHSGSDMVQAERSGIPIVTSPYQIHFTKTPKYFKPGMPFDLMVFVTNPDGSPAYRVPVAVQGKDTVQSLTQGDGVAKLSINTHPSQKPLSITVRTKKQELSEAEQATRTMQALPYSTVGNSNNYLHLSVPRTELRPGETLNVNFLLRMDRAHEAKIRYYTYLIMNKGRLLKAGRQMREPGQDLVVLPLSITTDFIPSFRLVAYYTLIGASGQREVVADSVWVDVKDSCVGSLVVKSGQSEDRQPVPGQQMTLKIEGDHGARVVLVAVDKGVFVLNKKNKLTQSKIWDVVEKADIGCTPGSGKDYAGVFSDAGLTFTSSSGQQTAQRAELQCPQPAARRRRSVQLTEKRMDKVGKYPKELRKCCEDGMRENPMRFSCQRRTRFISLGEACKKVFLDCCNYITELRRQHARASHLGLARSNLDEDIIAEENIVSRSEFPESWLWNVEDLKEPPKNGISTKLMNIFLKDSITTWEILAVSMSDKKGICVADPFEVTVMQDFFIDLRLPYSVVRNEQVEIRAVLYNYRQNQELKVRVELLHNPAFCSLATTKRRHQQTVTIPPKSSLSVPYVIVPLKTGLQEVEVKAAVYHHFISDGVRKSLKVVPEGFRMNKTVAVRTLDPERLGREGVQKEDIPPADLSDQVPDTESETRILLQGTPVAQMTEDAVDAERLKHLIVTPSGCGEQNMIGMTPTVIAVHYLDETEQWEKFGLEKRQAALELIKKGYTQQLAFRQPSSAFAAFVKRAPSTWLTAYVVKVFSLAVNLIAIDSQVLCGAVKWLILEKQKPDGVFQEDAPVIHQEMIGGLRNNNEKDMALTAFVLISLQEAKDICEEQVNSLPGSITKAGDFLEANYMNLQRSYTVAIAGYALAQMGRLKGPLLNKFLTTAKDKNRWEDPGKQLYNVEATSYALLALLQLKDFDFVPPVVRWLNEQRYYGGGYGSTQATFMVFQALAQYQKDVPDHKELNLDVSLQLPSRSSKITHRIHWESASLLRSEETKENEGFTVTAEGKGQGTLSVVTMYHAKAKDQLTCNKFDLKVTIKPAPETEKRPQDAKNTMILEICTRYRGDQDATMSILDISMMTGFAPDTDDLKQLANGVDRYISKYELDKAFSDRNTLIIYLDKVSHSEDDCLAFKVHQYFNVELIQPGAVKVYAYYNLAESCTRFYHPEKEDGKLNKLCRDELCRCAEENCFIQKSDDKVTLEERLDKACEPGVDYVYKTRLVKVQLSNDFDEYIMAIEQTIKSGSDEVQVGQQRTFISPIKCREALKLEEKKHYLMWGLSSDFWGEKPNLSYIIGKDTWVEHWPEEEECQDEENQKQCQDLGAFTESMVVFGCPN from the exons ATCCCAGCCAACAGGGAGTTCAAGTCAGAAAAGGGGCGCAACAAGTTCGTGACCGTGCAGGCCACCTTCGGGGCCCAAGTGGTGGAGAAGGTGGTGCTGGTCAGCCTTCAGAGCGGGTACCTCTTCATCCAGACAGACAAGACCATCTACACCCCTGGCTCCACAG TTCTCTATCGGATCTTCACCGTCAACCACAAGCTGCTACCCGTGGGCCGGACGGTCATGGTCAACATTGAG aACCCAGAAGGCATCCCGGTCAAGCAGGACTCCTTGTCTTCTCAGAACCAGTTTGGCATCTTGCCCTTGTCTTGGGACATTCCGGAACTCGTCAA CATGGGCCAGTGGAAGATCCGAGCCTACTATGAAAACTCACCGCAGCAGGTCTTCTCCGCTGAGTTTGAGGTGAAGGAGTACG TGCTGCCCAGTTTCGAGGTCATAGTGGAGCCTACAGAGAAATTCTACTACATCTATAACGAGAAGGGCCTGGAGGTCACCATCACCGCCAG GTTCCTTTACGGGAAGAAAGTGGAGGGAACTGCCTTTGTCATCTTCGGGATCCAGGATGGCGAACAGAGGATTTCCCTGCCTGAATCCCTCAAGCGCATTCCG aTTGAGGATGGCTCGGGGGAGGTTGTGCTGAGCCGGAAGGTACTGCTGGATGGGGTGCAGAACCCCCGAGCGGAAGACCTGGTGGGGAAGTCTTTGTACGTGTCTGTCACCGTCATCTTGCACTCAG GCAGTGACATGGTGCAGGCAGAGCGCAGCGGGATCCCCATCGTGACCTCTCCCTACCAGATCCACTTCACCAAGACACCCAAGTACTTCAAACCAGGAATGCCCTTTGACCTCATG GTGTTCGTGACGAACCCCGATGGCTCTCCAGCCTACCGAGTCCCCGTGGCAGTCCAGGGCAAGGACACTGTGCAATCTCTAACCCAGGGAGACGGCGTGGCCAAACTCAGCATCAACACACACCCCAGCCAGAAGCCCTTGAGCATCACG GTGCGCACGAAGAAGCAGGAGCTCTCGGAGGCAGAGCAGGCTACCAGGACCATGCAGGCTCTGCCCTACAGCACCGTGGGCAACTCCAACAATTACCTGCATCTCTCAGTGCCACGTACAGAGCTCAGACCCGGGGAGACCCTCAACGTCAACTTCCTGCTGCGAATGGACCGCGCCCACGAGGCCAAGATCCGCTACTACACCTACCTG ATCATGAACAAGGGCAGGCTGTTGAAGGCGGGACGCCAGATGCGAGAACCCGGCCAGGACCTGGTGGTGCTGCCCCTGTCCATCACCACCGACTTCATCCCTTCCTTCCGCCTGGTGGCGTACTACACGCTGATCGGCGCCAGCGGCCAGAGGGAGGTGGTGGCCGACTCCGTGTGGGTGGACGTCAAGGACTCCTGCGTGGGCTCG CTGGTGGTAAAAAGCGGCCAGTCAGAAGACCGGCAGCCTGTACCTGGGCAGCAGATGACCCTGAAGATAGAGGGTGACCACGGGGCCCGGGTGGTACTGGTGGCCGTGGACAAGGGCGTGTTCGTGCTGAATAAGAAGAACAAACTGACGCAGAGTAAG ATCTGGGACGTGGTGGAGAAGGCAGACATCGGCTGCACCCCGGGCAGTGGGAAGGATTACGCCGGTGTCTTCTCCGACGCAGGGCTGACCTTCACGAGCAGCAGTGGCCAGCAGACCGCCCAGAGGGCAG AACTTCAGTGCCCGCAGCCAGCCGCCCGCCGACGCCGTTCCGTGCAGCTCACGGAGAAGCGAATGGACAAAG TCGGCAAGTACCCCAAGGAGCTGCGCAAGTGCTGCGAGGACGGCATGCGGGAGAACCCCATGAGGTTCTCGTGCCAGCGCCGGACCCGTTTCATCTCCCTGGGCGAGGCGTGCAAGAAGGTCTTCCTGGACTGCTGCAACTACATCACAGAGCTGCGGCGGCAGCACGCGCGGGCCAGCCACCTGGGCCTGGCCAGGA GTAACCTGGATGAGGACATCATTGCAGAAGAGAACATCGTTTCCCGAAGCGAGTTCCCAGAGAGCTGGCTGTGGAATGTTGAGGACTTGAAAGAGCCACCGAAAAATGG AATCTCTACGAAGCTcatgaatatatttttgaaagactCCATCACCACGTGGGAGATTCTGGCTGTGAGCATGTCGGACAAGAAAG GGATCTGTGTGGCAGACCCCTTCGAGGTCACAGTAATGCAGGACTTCTTCATCGACCTGCGGCTACCCTACTCTGTTGTTCGAAACGAGCAGGTGGAAATCCGAGCCGTTCTCTACAATTACCGGCAGAACCAAGAGCTCAAG GTGAGGGTGGAACTACTCCACAATCCAGCCTTCTGCAGCCTGGCCACCACCAAGAGGCGTCACCAACAGACCGTAACCATCCCCCCAAAGTCCTCGTTGTCCGTTCCATATGTCATCGTGCCGCTAAAGACCGGCCTGCAGGAAGTGGAAGTCAAGGCTGCCGTCTACCATCATTTCATCAGTGACGGTGTCAGGAAGTCCCTGAAGGTCGTG CCGGAAGGATTCAGAATGAACAAAACTGTGGCTGTTCGCACCCTGGATCCAGAACGCCTGGGCCGTG AAGGAGTGCAGAAAGAGGACATCCCACCTGCAGACCTCAGTGACCAAGTCCCAGACACCGAGTCTGAGACCAGAATTCTCCTGCAAG GGACCCCAGTGGCCCAGATGACAGAGGATGCCGTCGACGCGGAACGGCTGAAGCACCTCATTGTGACACCCTCGGGCTGCGGGGAACAGAACATGATCGGCATGACGCCCACGGTCATCGCTGTGCATTACCTGGATGAAACGGAGCAGTGGGAGAAGTTCGGCCTAGAGAAGCGGCAGGCGGCCTTGGAGCTCATCAAGAAGG GGTACACCCAGCAGCTGGCCTTCAGACAACCCAGCTCTGCCTTTGCGGCCTTCGTGAAACGGGCACCCAGCACCTG GCTGACCGCCTACGTGGTCAAGGTCTTCTCTCTGGCTGTCAACCTCATCGCCATCGACTCCCAAGTCCTCTGCGGGGCTGTTAAATGGCTGATCCTGGAGAAGCAGAAGCCCGACGGGGTCTTCCAGGAGGATGCGCCCGTGATACACCAAGAAATGATT GGTGGATTACGGAACAACAACGAGAAAGACATGGCCCTCACGGCCTTTGTTCTCATCTCGCTGCAGGAGGCTAAAGATATTTGCGAGGAGCAGGTCAAC AGCCTGCCAGGCAGCATCACTAAAGCAGGAGACTTCCTTGAAGCCAACTACATGAACCTACAGAGATCCTACACTGTGGCCATTGCTGGCTATGCTCTGGCCCAGATGGGCAGGCTGAAGGGGCCTCTTCTCAACAAATTTCTGACCACAGCCAAAG ATAAGAACCGCTGGGAGGACCCTGGTAAGCAGCTCTACAATGTGGAGGCCACATCCTATGCCCTCTTGGCCCTACTGCAGCTAAAAGACTTTGACTTTGTGCCTCCCGTCGTGCGTTGGCTCAATGAACAGAGATACTACGGTGGTGGCTATGGCTCTACCCAG GCCACCTTCATGGTGTTCCAAGCCTTGGCTCAATACCAAAAGGATGTCCCTGACCACAAGGAACTGAACCTGGATGTGTCCCTCCAACTGCCCAGCCGCAGCTCCAAGATCACCCACCGTATCCACTGGGAATCTGCCAGCCTCCTGCGATCAGAAGAG ACCAAGGAAAATGAGGGTTTCACAGTCACAGCTGAAGGAAAAGGCCAAGGCACCTTGTCG GTGGTGACAATGTACCATGCTAAGGCCAAAGATCAACTCACCTGTAATAAATTCGACCTCAAGGTCACCATAAAACCAGCACCGGAAACAG AAAAGAGGCCTCAGGATGCCAAGAACACTATGATCCTTGAGATCTGTACCAG GTACCGGGGAGACCAGGATGCCACTATGTCTATATTGGACATATCCATGATGACTGGCTTTGCTCCAGACACAGATGACCTGAAGCAG CTGGCCAATGGTGTTGACAGATACATCTCCAAGTATGAGCTGGACAAAGCCTTCTCCGATAGGAACACCCTCATCATCTACCTGGACAAG GTCTCACACTCTGAGGATGACTGTCTAGCTTTCAAAGTTCACCAATACTTTAATGTAGAGCTTATCCAGCCTGGTGCAGTCAAGGTCTACGCCTATTACAACCTGG CGGAAAGCTGTACCCGGTTCTACCATCCGGAAAAGGAGGATGGAAAGCTGAACAAGCTCTGCCGTGATGAACTGTGCCGCTGTGCTGAGG AGAATTGCTTCATACAAAAGTCGGATGACAAGGTCACCCTGGAAGAACGGCTGGACAAGGCCTGTGAGCCAGGAGTGGACTATG TGTACAAGACCCGACTGGTCAAGGTTCAGCTGTCCAATGACTTTGACGAGTACATCATGGCCATTGAGCAGACCATCAAGTCAG GCTCGGATGAGGTGCAGGTTGGACAGCAGCGCACGTTCATCAGCCCCATCAAGTGCAGAGAAGCCCTGAAGCTGGAGGAGAAGAAACACTACCTCATGTGGGGTCTCTCCTCCGATTTCTGGGGAGAGAAGCCCAA cctcagctacATCATCGGGAAGGACACTTGGGTGGAGCACTGGCCCGAGGAGGAAGAATGCCAAGACGAAGAGAACCAGAAACAATGCCAGGACCTCGGCGCCTTCACCGAGAGCATGGTTGTCTTTGGGTGCCCCAACTGA